The Corticium candelabrum chromosome 18, ooCorCand1.1, whole genome shotgun sequence genome includes a region encoding these proteins:
- the LOC134194303 gene encoding uncharacterized protein LOC134194303 translates to MLKRPYRTYGASSWGSDEAASKAFDLAMDESQKPGLAPITLNGVAEEKMSDRFATVETTEFSRGRKRNHKSTKILDPVSDQWRQSDAQVARTKPVKKNWRISLFVRYIRL, encoded by the coding sequence ATGTTGAAACGACCATATCGGACGTATGGTGCAAGTAGTTGGGGATCTGATGAAGCTGCGTCGAAGGCATTTGATCTAGCTATGGATGAAAGTCAAAAGCCCGGTCTTGCTCCTATCACTTTGAATGGTGTCGCTGAAGAGAAAATGAGTGATCGTTTCGCAACAGTCGAAACGACAGAGTTTAGTAGAGGTCGCAAACGCAATCATAAAAGTAcgaaaatcctggatccggtTTCAGATCAATGGCGGCAGTCGGATGCTCAAGTTGCAAGGACGAAGCCTGTGAAAAAGAACTGGAGG